One window from the genome of Thalassospira xiamenensis M-5 = DSM 17429 encodes:
- a CDS encoding ABC transporter permease: protein MLARSFVPKSIAHEKLTALLGRNGNMYATVVFSVMLAILILPFFAPHDPYQAQFLFRLQPPSLDYPLGTDAMGRCVFSRLLYGARLTTASAIVVVIASSLFGSLLGTVAAMIGRTPDRILMRFCEGISVFPALAICMIIAGVLGLGLNAVIIALIAIHWTDYARIVRNAVIVERAKPYVMAAEALGAPRHRIARRHILPNIIGPLLTLGAYSMSWVILSFAGLSFLGLGVEPGTPEWGLMIAESRNYLRDYPRLVLAPGLTIAGFVVAVNLLGDALGDRFRLSQINYLH from the coding sequence ATGCTGGCGCGATCCTTTGTCCCCAAATCCATCGCCCACGAAAAGCTGACCGCCCTTCTTGGCCGAAATGGCAATATGTATGCGACCGTCGTCTTCTCGGTGATGTTGGCGATCCTGATCCTGCCGTTTTTTGCGCCGCATGATCCCTATCAGGCGCAATTCCTGTTTCGGTTGCAGCCGCCAAGTCTTGATTATCCGCTGGGCACGGATGCGATGGGGCGCTGCGTGTTTTCGCGGTTGCTTTATGGCGCGCGGCTTACCACCGCCTCGGCGATTGTTGTGGTGATTGCATCATCCCTGTTTGGCAGCCTGCTTGGCACGGTTGCCGCAATGATCGGCAGAACGCCAGACCGTATCCTGATGCGGTTCTGCGAAGGCATTTCGGTTTTCCCGGCATTGGCGATTTGCATGATCATTGCCGGGGTGCTGGGGCTTGGACTTAACGCCGTTATCATCGCCCTGATCGCCATTCACTGGACCGACTATGCCCGGATCGTTCGCAATGCGGTGATTGTCGAACGGGCCAAGCCCTATGTCATGGCCGCCGAGGCGCTTGGCGCGCCACGCCACCGGATCGCCAGACGCCATATCCTGCCCAACATCATCGGGCCGCTTTTAACCCTTGGTGCCTATTCCATGTCGTGGGTGATCCTGTCCTTTGCCGGGCTCAGTTTCCTTGGACTGGGCGTGGAACCGGGAACACCGGAATGGGGCCTGATGATTGCCGAATCCCGCAACTATCTTCGCGATTATCCGCGGCTGGTTCTGGCACCTGGCCTGACCATTGCCGGTTTTGTCGTTGCCGTAAACCTGCTTGGAGACGCGCTTGGCGATCGTTTCCGGCTCAGTCAGATCAACTATCTTCACTAG
- a CDS encoding ABC transporter permease, translating to MASRLAARIAHALVLLLAVSVAGFMLLRLMPGDFAEVLLMAQMDGTLPDASQVARFADSHGLNDPLPMQYLRWLGGLMQGDLGLSLVTREPIITDILLRIEQSLILAICALAVALFLAVPIGILCAVYPDSKIDRVAGIISVIGMSIPNFWYSLLLALLFSLALGWLPTGGHGTWQHAILPTLVIATSITGVLSRFVRSSLLEELSKPYIRTARAKGGRRRRVILHHAIPNIVPGLLTFSGLQFARIFDGMIIVETLFAWPGIGRYLVESLLNRDYPAIQACFLLIAASYILVNLIVDITISVYDPRTREIV from the coding sequence ATGGCGTCCCGCCTGGCAGCCCGCATTGCACATGCCCTTGTTCTGCTGCTTGCCGTTTCGGTTGCGGGTTTTATGCTGCTGCGATTGATGCCCGGTGATTTTGCCGAAGTTCTGTTAATGGCGCAGATGGATGGCACCCTGCCCGATGCCTCCCAGGTTGCAAGATTTGCCGATAGTCATGGTCTGAACGATCCGTTGCCGATGCAGTATTTGCGCTGGCTTGGCGGATTGATGCAGGGCGATCTCGGTCTTTCGCTTGTGACCCGTGAACCGATTATCACCGACATTCTGTTGCGGATTGAACAATCGCTGATCCTTGCGATCTGTGCGCTGGCGGTTGCCCTGTTTCTTGCGGTGCCAATCGGCATTTTGTGTGCGGTTTATCCCGACAGCAAGATTGACCGGGTTGCCGGAATCATCAGCGTGATCGGCATGTCGATCCCGAATTTCTGGTACTCGCTGCTGCTTGCCCTGCTGTTTTCGCTTGCACTTGGCTGGTTGCCGACCGGCGGGCACGGTACATGGCAACATGCCATTTTGCCGACCCTCGTGATTGCAACATCGATCACAGGCGTTCTGTCACGGTTCGTGCGCAGCAGTCTTCTGGAAGAATTGTCAAAACCCTATATCCGTACCGCACGCGCCAAGGGCGGGCGACGGCGGCGCGTCATTCTGCATCATGCCATTCCCAATATCGTGCCGGGACTTCTGACATTTTCCGGGCTGCAATTTGCCCGGATTTTTGATGGCATGATCATTGTCGAAACGCTGTTTGCATGGCCGGGGATCGGGCGGTATCTGGTGGAATCACTGCTTAATCGTGATTATCCGGCGATACAGGCCTGTTTCCTTCTGATTGCAGCATCCTACATTCTGGTCAATCTGATCGTCGATATCACCATATCGGTTTACGATCCCCGCACGCGCGAGATCGTCTAG
- a CDS encoding SpoVR family protein, giving the protein MTKKTEPATAPELLFSGADWDFNTLKATYDAIEDIAINDLKLDVYPNQVEVITSEQMLDAYSSIGMPLMYHHWSFGKRFVRDDVMYRKGYQGLAYEIVINSNPCISYVMEENTIVMQALVIAHAAFGHNHFFKNNYLFKQWTDAEGILDYLQFAKRYIAKCEDRFGFDAVERVLDAAHALMEQGVNRYSHPEKPNLAAELERERERAKYEDETYNDLWRTLPQAEKDDEDLDEMRRKMRVEERRAQFGLPEENLLYFLEKNAPTLQAWEREILRIVRNIGQYFYPQKQTKMMNEGCACYVHYAIMNSLYDKGLISEGAMMEFIDYHSRVVFQAEYDDPRYSGFNPYALGFAMMQDIHRICVDPTEEDRKWFPDIAGNNAPVETLKEAWAHYRDESFILQFLSPKLMRDMRMFLIDDLSSSPHLEVAAIHDDNGYRKVRRALARMHDISVREPDMQVVDVDLRGNRQLYIQHTEHDGIRLEKSEAEMTLGYIGQLWGYGVTLQAVDNETGEILHEMNFTPEDLANT; this is encoded by the coding sequence ATGACCAAAAAGACCGAACCAGCCACCGCCCCCGAACTTCTGTTTTCCGGTGCCGACTGGGATTTCAACACCCTGAAAGCCACCTATGACGCGATCGAGGATATCGCGATCAACGACTTGAAACTGGATGTCTATCCCAATCAGGTCGAGGTGATCACGTCCGAGCAGATGCTCGATGCCTATTCATCCATCGGCATGCCGTTGATGTATCATCATTGGTCGTTCGGCAAACGGTTCGTGCGCGACGATGTGATGTATCGCAAGGGATATCAGGGTCTGGCATACGAGATCGTGATCAATTCCAACCCCTGCATTTCCTATGTGATGGAAGAAAACACCATCGTCATGCAGGCCCTGGTGATCGCCCACGCCGCCTTTGGCCATAACCATTTCTTCAAGAACAATTACCTGTTCAAGCAATGGACCGACGCCGAGGGTATTCTCGATTATCTGCAATTTGCCAAACGCTATATCGCCAAATGCGAGGACCGGTTTGGCTTTGATGCGGTCGAACGGGTTCTTGATGCGGCGCATGCGCTTATGGAACAGGGGGTAAACCGGTATTCCCACCCGGAAAAGCCCAATCTGGCGGCAGAACTGGAACGTGAACGCGAACGCGCCAAATACGAGGACGAAACCTATAACGATCTGTGGCGGACCTTGCCGCAGGCCGAAAAGGACGACGAAGACCTTGATGAAATGCGTCGCAAGATGCGGGTCGAGGAACGCCGGGCCCAGTTCGGATTACCCGAAGAAAACCTGCTGTATTTCCTGGAGAAAAACGCCCCGACCCTGCAAGCCTGGGAGCGCGAGATTTTGCGGATCGTGCGCAATATCGGGCAATATTTCTATCCGCAGAAACAGACCAAAATGATGAATGAAGGCTGTGCGTGTTATGTCCATTACGCGATCATGAACAGCCTCTATGACAAGGGCCTGATTTCCGAAGGTGCGATGATGGAATTCATCGATTACCATTCGCGCGTGGTGTTTCAGGCGGAATATGACGATCCGCGTTATTCCGGGTTCAACCCCTATGCGCTTGGCTTTGCCATGATGCAGGACATTCACCGCATCTGTGTCGACCCGACCGAGGAAGACCGCAAATGGTTCCCCGATATTGCGGGCAATAACGCGCCGGTCGAAACGCTAAAAGAAGCGTGGGCGCATTACCGCGATGAAAGTTTCATCCTGCAATTCCTGTCGCCCAAACTGATGCGCGACATGCGGATGTTCCTGATCGACGATCTGAGTTCCAGCCCGCATCTGGAAGTCGCCGCCATCCACGACGATAACGGATACCGCAAGGTGCGCCGCGCCTTGGCACGCATGCATGACATTTCGGTACGCGAACCCGACATGCAGGTGGTTGATGTCGACCTGCGCGGCAACCGGCAGCTTTACATCCAGCACACCGAACATGACGGCATCCGGCTTGAAAAATCCGAAGCGGAAATGACACTGGGCTATATCGGGCAATTATGGGGATATGGCGTGACCTTGCAGGCGGTTGACAATGAAACCGGTGAAATCCTGCATGAAATGAACTTCACGCCCGAAGACCTTGCCAACACCTGA
- a CDS encoding YeaH/YhbH family protein yields the protein MLYIVDRRKNPKGKSLGNRQRFMRRAKAQIKKAVEDTIRTRGITDINSGDSITIPGKTLHEPGFHHARRGGDRNYVLPGNKKFVPGDRIARPQGGDGGAGGSQASPDGDGEDEFQFTLSRDEFLDIFFEDLELPDLLKKSLKQTTAFRTARAGFSSDGTPANLSLVRTMRNSLARRIGLRRPKTAEIRDLEEKIAALQAKAEKRLSSKLTKPDEDTLHGLLADLEEAKRRMKAIPFIDPIDTRYNQFQQIPDPNTQAVMFCLMDVSGSMSEQMKELAKRFFMLLHLFLHRRYEHVDVVFIRHTSRAAEVDEETFFYSRETGGTIVSTALEEMKRVLKDRYPTDQWNIYAAQASDGDNYSNDGAKCTALLAEDLLPKCQYYAYIEITDEREAEIFSSAEGETALWKAYAPVARTNARFALKRVTKAADIFPVFRELFAKNRAEKLSGVKG from the coding sequence ATGCTTTATATCGTCGACCGCCGCAAGAACCCGAAAGGCAAAAGTCTTGGCAACCGGCAGCGCTTTATGCGGCGCGCAAAGGCACAGATCAAAAAGGCGGTAGAAGACACCATTCGCACGCGTGGCATCACCGATATCAATAGCGGCGATTCCATCACCATTCCGGGCAAGACCCTGCATGAACCGGGTTTTCATCACGCACGCCGCGGCGGGGATCGCAATTATGTGCTGCCCGGCAATAAAAAGTTTGTCCCCGGCGACCGGATTGCCCGTCCGCAAGGTGGCGATGGCGGTGCAGGCGGATCACAGGCCAGCCCCGATGGCGACGGTGAAGACGAATTTCAGTTCACCCTGTCGCGTGACGAGTTCCTTGATATCTTTTTCGAAGATCTGGAACTGCCCGACCTTTTGAAAAAAAGCCTGAAACAGACCACCGCCTTTCGCACGGCGCGCGCGGGTTTTTCATCGGACGGAACCCCCGCCAACCTTAGCCTTGTGCGCACCATGCGCAATTCTCTGGCGCGCCGGATTGGCCTGCGCCGCCCGAAAACCGCCGAAATCCGCGACCTTGAAGAAAAAATCGCCGCCCTTCAGGCCAAGGCCGAAAAACGCCTGTCCAGCAAACTGACCAAGCCCGATGAGGATACCCTTCACGGGCTTCTGGCCGATCTTGAAGAAGCCAAGCGCCGCATGAAGGCGATCCCGTTCATTGATCCCATCGACACGCGATACAACCAGTTTCAGCAAATCCCCGATCCGAACACCCAGGCCGTCATGTTCTGTCTGATGGATGTGTCGGGATCGATGTCCGAACAGATGAAGGAACTGGCGAAACGGTTCTTCATGCTGCTGCATCTGTTTTTGCATCGCCGCTACGAACATGTCGATGTGGTGTTCATCCGCCATACATCGCGCGCCGCCGAAGTGGACGAGGAAACGTTTTTCTATTCGCGTGAAACCGGCGGCACCATCGTTTCCACCGCGTTAGAGGAAATGAAACGCGTGCTGAAGGATCGTTACCCGACTGATCAGTGGAACATCTATGCCGCACAGGCATCGGACGGCGACAATTATTCCAATGACGGGGCGAAATGCACGGCGTTGCTGGCCGAGGACCTATTGCCGAAATGCCAGTATTACGCCTATATCGAAATCACCGACGAGCGCGAGGCCGAGATTTTCTCGTCCGCCGAAGGGGAAACCGCCCTTTGGAAGGCCTATGCCCCAGTTGCACGCACCAATGCGCGATTTGCCCTTAAACGGGTGACCAAGGCCGCCGATATCTTCCCGGTCTTCCGGGAACTGTTTGCCAAAAATCGCGCCGAAAAACTAAGCGGGGTCAAAGGATGA
- a CDS encoding PrkA family serine protein kinase: MAEDKDIFELYAEGYDGKRETELTIRDYLNLCRDDPSAYASAAERMIKAIGEPEMIDTSTDSRLGRIFLNRTIKRYPAFEDFFGMEETIERIVGFFKYAAQGLEERKQVLYLLGPVGGGKSSLAERLKELMEVEPIYVLKAGDQISPVFESPLGLFNPAKMGDAIEDKYGIPKRRLTGLMSPWAVKRLDEFNGDLSKFSVVKLIPSRLRQIAIAKTEPGDENNQDISSLVGKVDIRKLEYYSQNDPDAYSYSGGLNRANQGLLEFVEMFKAPIKMLHPLLTATQESNYIGTENLGAIPFQGLILAHSNEAEWQTFKANKNNEAFIDRISVIKVPYCLRVTEETLIYDKLLQGSELEQGSCAPGTLKMLAQFSVLSRLEEHENSNLYSKMRVYDGETLKDVDPKAKSMQEYRDTASVDEGMDGISTRFAFKVLSETFNHDTHEVAADPVHLMYVLEQAIRREQYPEEREKDYMDFIKSELAPRYAEFIGAEIQKAYLESYSDYGQNLFDRYVAYADAWIEDQDFKDPDTGQLLDRKIIDQELSKIEKPAGIANPKDFRNEVVKFALRARANNKGKNPAWTSYEKLREVIEKRMFSQVEDLLPVISFGSKKDSDTEKKHNEFVKRMIDRSYTERQTRRLVEWYMRVNKAG, translated from the coding sequence ATGGCTGAAGACAAGGACATCTTCGAGCTGTATGCGGAAGGCTATGACGGAAAACGCGAAACCGAACTAACCATCCGGGACTATCTTAATCTATGTCGCGATGATCCATCGGCCTACGCATCCGCAGCCGAGCGGATGATCAAGGCAATCGGCGAACCCGAAATGATCGACACCTCGACCGATTCCCGTCTCGGCCGAATTTTCCTGAACCGCACCATCAAACGATATCCGGCCTTTGAAGATTTCTTTGGCATGGAAGAAACCATCGAACGCATCGTTGGCTTCTTCAAATATGCCGCCCAGGGACTGGAAGAACGCAAACAGGTTCTTTATCTGCTGGGCCCGGTTGGCGGCGGTAAAAGCTCGCTTGCCGAACGGTTAAAGGAACTGATGGAGGTCGAGCCGATCTACGTGCTCAAAGCCGGCGATCAGATCAGCCCGGTTTTCGAAAGCCCGCTTGGCCTGTTTAATCCGGCCAAAATGGGCGATGCCATCGAAGACAAATACGGCATCCCCAAACGCCGCCTGACCGGGCTGATGTCGCCATGGGCGGTGAAACGGCTTGATGAATTTAACGGCGATCTTTCCAAATTCTCGGTCGTAAAACTGATCCCGTCGCGCCTGCGCCAGATTGCGATTGCCAAAACCGAACCGGGCGATGAAAACAATCAGGACATTTCGTCACTGGTCGGCAAGGTCGATATCCGCAAACTTGAATATTACAGCCAGAACGACCCGGACGCATACAGCTATTCCGGCGGCCTTAACCGCGCCAATCAGGGGCTTCTTGAATTTGTCGAGATGTTCAAAGCCCCGATCAAGATGCTGCACCCGTTGCTGACGGCAACGCAGGAAAGCAACTATATCGGCACCGAAAACCTTGGTGCGATCCCGTTCCAGGGCCTTATTCTGGCGCACTCGAACGAGGCGGAATGGCAAACCTTCAAGGCCAACAAGAATAACGAGGCCTTTATCGACCGTATCAGCGTGATCAAGGTTCCCTATTGCCTGCGGGTGACAGAAGAAACCCTGATTTACGACAAACTGTTGCAGGGATCCGAACTGGAACAGGGGTCCTGCGCGCCGGGCACGCTTAAGATGCTGGCACAGTTTTCGGTTCTGTCGCGCCTTGAAGAACACGAAAATTCAAACCTGTATTCCAAGATGCGCGTCTATGACGGCGAAACATTGAAGGATGTCGACCCCAAAGCAAAATCGATGCAGGAATATCGCGATACCGCCAGTGTCGACGAAGGCATGGACGGCATTTCAACCCGTTTCGCCTTCAAGGTGCTTTCGGAAACCTTCAACCATGACACCCACGAGGTCGCGGCCGACCCGGTACATCTGATGTATGTGCTCGAACAGGCGATCCGGCGTGAACAATACCCCGAAGAACGCGAAAAGGATTACATGGATTTCATCAAATCCGAACTGGCCCCGCGTTATGCGGAGTTCATCGGGGCGGAAATCCAGAAGGCCTATCTCGAAAGCTATTCCGATTACGGCCAGAACCTGTTTGACCGTTATGTTGCCTATGCCGATGCCTGGATCGAGGATCAGGACTTCAAGGACCCCGATACCGGTCAGTTGCTGGATCGCAAGATCATCGATCAGGAACTGTCCAAGATCGAAAAACCCGCGGGCATCGCCAATCCGAAGGATTTCCGCAACGAGGTCGTCAAGTTTGCCCTACGCGCACGCGCCAATAACAAGGGCAAGAACCCGGCATGGACGTCCTATGAAAAACTGCGCGAAGTCATCGAAAAACGCATGTTCAGCCAGGTCGAAGACCTGCTGCCGGTGATTTCATTCGGATCGAAAAAAGACAGCGACACCGAGAAGAAACACAACGAGTTCGTCAAACGCATGATTGATCGAAGCTATACCGAACGTCAGACACGCCGTCTGGTCGAATGGTACATGCGTGTCAATAAGGCCGGTTAA
- a CDS encoding rhodanese-like domain-containing protein: MTDGSVNFVESGELDHLIAQGNVTLIDVREPDEFRSGHISGAINMPTSTFDIPALVDLADDTETDFVFICAVGQRSFGAANAVLPHLDCKVMNLKGGLQSWTRDGFDLAQG, from the coding sequence ATGACCGATGGTAGCGTGAATTTCGTCGAAAGTGGTGAACTTGATCACCTGATTGCACAGGGTAACGTGACCCTGATTGACGTCCGCGAACCCGACGAATTCAGGTCCGGTCATATCAGCGGGGCGATCAATATGCCGACCTCGACTTTCGATATTCCGGCACTTGTCGACCTTGCCGACGATACAGAGACGGATTTCGTGTTCATTTGTGCCGTCGGACAGCGATCTTTCGGGGCTGCCAACGCCGTTCTGCCGCATCTTGATTGCAAGGTGATGAACCTGAAGGGCGGTTTGCAAAGCTGGACACGGGACGGGTTTGATCTCGCCCAAGGCTAA
- a CDS encoding helix-turn-helix domain-containing protein, producing MSNMMDRKIAERLAALRAERGWSLEELAARCDVSRASLSRLENGEVSPTAHVLGKLCAAYGLPMSRLMQMVEDEFKPLVYRGLQRTWADLETGFFRRTVSPPAQGLMAEVIECELDPGARIEYEGSPRPGLEHHLVMLAGQLHITVEGKAYVLNVGDCLRYRLSGPSSFEAPADKGAIYHLFIV from the coding sequence ATGAGTAATATGATGGATCGGAAGATTGCGGAGCGGCTTGCTGCGTTGCGGGCGGAGCGGGGTTGGTCGCTTGAGGAGCTGGCGGCGCGGTGCGATGTCAGTCGGGCCAGCCTGTCGCGGCTTGAGAATGGCGAGGTCAGCCCGACGGCGCATGTTCTGGGCAAGCTTTGTGCCGCCTATGGCCTGCCGATGTCGCGCCTGATGCAGATGGTCGAGGACGAGTTCAAACCGCTTGTTTATCGCGGTTTGCAGCGGACCTGGGCCGACCTGGAAACCGGTTTTTTCCGACGGACGGTTTCACCACCCGCGCAGGGGCTGATGGCGGAAGTCATCGAATGCGAACTCGATCCCGGTGCACGGATCGAATACGAGGGATCACCACGCCCGGGGCTTGAACATCATCTGGTGATGCTGGCCGGGCAACTGCATATCACGGTGGAGGGCAAGGCCTATGTGCTGAATGTCGGGGATTGCCTGCGATACCGGCTTTCAGGCCCCAGCAGCTTTGAAGCCCCCGCCGATAAAGGCGCGATCTATCACCTTTTCATCGTATGA
- a CDS encoding GNAT family N-acetyltransferase has translation MSDQITIASFDADQLESHLEAFGEMLHACVHDGASIGFIEPFDAAAAIGFWRDMVLPAMRGGRRDLFVALLGGRKVVGTVQLDCATMPNQVHRGEVCKLMVHPQYRRMGIARKLMEALEKRASAKARHLLTLDTRTGDSAEPLYASLGFETAGVIPAYARDPFSEKLSATTVMYKRLGN, from the coding sequence ATGAGCGACCAGATCACCATTGCAAGCTTTGACGCCGATCAGCTTGAAAGCCACCTGGAGGCGTTTGGCGAGATGCTGCATGCCTGCGTTCATGACGGGGCCAGCATCGGATTTATCGAACCGTTTGATGCCGCCGCCGCAATTGGCTTCTGGCGCGATATGGTCCTGCCTGCGATGCGGGGCGGCAGGCGCGATCTGTTCGTGGCCCTGCTGGGGGGCCGCAAGGTGGTCGGAACCGTGCAGCTTGATTGCGCCACCATGCCCAATCAGGTCCATCGTGGCGAGGTCTGCAAACTGATGGTGCATCCGCAATATCGCCGCATGGGAATTGCGCGAAAACTGATGGAGGCACTGGAAAAACGGGCGTCTGCGAAAGCACGTCATCTGCTGACACTTGATACGAGAACCGGCGACAGTGCAGAGCCGCTTTATGCCTCGCTCGGCTTTGAAACGGCGGGCGTGATCCCGGCCTATGCCCGTGATCCGTTTTCCGAAAAGCTGAGCGCAACGACGGTGATGTATAAGCGGTTGGGCAATTAA
- the dctP gene encoding TRAP transporter substrate-binding protein DctP: MKKFALAAALMAAVGFTGMTHSAIAADLTLRISLQLPMKSHLGQNLLMFKNEVEEKSNGDIAVEIYDSAQLYKDKEVPAAVGSGAIEMGVASLTRYVGDVPAVDVFYQPFLLDSEEKVRAAVAKGSPVRGPLDEAIADTGATVLWWQAYGGSIMLSNGGPIKGPEGLKGQKVRVFSKTQGDFISAAGGAPTLISGSEQYIAYQRGTVDVGMTGMSGVKSRQLWEVMDTVTATNDADVEFIVVINTDFWNGLSDAQRDIISTAAMNAEKDVRDRMSSIEAEAYEEAKANGMTVYTPTEGEMAAWREVAKPVYEEFLSHTGDLGKQVFDAASKL; encoded by the coding sequence ATGAAGAAATTTGCCCTTGCGGCGGCCCTGATGGCTGCCGTTGGTTTTACCGGCATGACCCATAGTGCCATTGCAGCCGATCTGACATTGCGGATTTCGCTGCAACTGCCGATGAAAAGCCACCTTGGTCAGAACCTTTTGATGTTCAAGAACGAGGTCGAGGAAAAATCGAACGGCGATATCGCGGTCGAGATTTATGACAGTGCGCAGCTTTACAAGGACAAGGAAGTTCCCGCCGCCGTCGGTTCCGGGGCGATTGAAATGGGTGTCGCATCGCTGACCCGTTATGTCGGTGATGTGCCGGCGGTCGATGTGTTCTATCAGCCGTTCCTGCTTGATTCCGAAGAGAAAGTCCGTGCCGCGGTTGCCAAGGGATCGCCGGTGCGTGGTCCGCTGGATGAGGCGATTGCCGATACCGGCGCGACCGTCCTGTGGTGGCAGGCATATGGCGGATCGATCATGCTGTCGAACGGTGGCCCGATCAAAGGCCCGGAAGGTCTTAAAGGCCAGAAAGTCCGCGTGTTTTCCAAAACCCAGGGCGATTTCATTTCAGCGGCTGGCGGTGCGCCGACCCTTATTTCCGGGTCCGAGCAGTATATCGCCTATCAGCGTGGTACGGTTGATGTCGGCATGACCGGCATGTCGGGCGTCAAATCCCGCCAGCTTTGGGAAGTCATGGATACCGTGACCGCCACCAACGATGCCGACGTTGAATTCATCGTGGTGATCAATACCGATTTCTGGAACGGCCTTTCGGATGCGCAGCGCGACATCATTTCGACCGCGGCGATGAATGCGGAAAAAGACGTCCGTGATCGCATGTCATCGATCGAAGCCGAAGCCTACGAAGAAGCCAAGGCCAACGGCATGACCGTCTATACCCCGACCGAAGGGGAAATGGCGGCATGGCGTGAAGTTGCCAAACCGGTTTACGAGGAATTCCTTAGCCATACCGGCGATCTGGGCAAGCAGGTCTTTGATGCGGCCAGCAAGCTTTAA
- a CDS encoding TRAP transporter small permease: MFDRLMLLLAWIAALLFVAAGVMLTYEVVARYFFIRPTIWAAELSQLCLIWGSLLGMPWALAARRHISVDAITRLCKPGMRRLLEIIAMTVVLVFSVMVTFKGWEIFLESFERGRTSGTMLDLPAWVAEIPVVIGFALLAVQAVIEIVGVIRGKDIPEGAHE, translated from the coding sequence ATGTTTGATCGTTTGATGCTTTTGCTGGCCTGGATCGCAGCCCTGCTGTTTGTCGCAGCGGGCGTGATGCTGACCTATGAGGTCGTGGCCCGGTATTTCTTTATTCGTCCCACCATCTGGGCGGCAGAGCTTTCGCAGCTTTGCCTGATCTGGGGATCACTGCTTGGCATGCCCTGGGCATTGGCGGCACGGCGGCATATTTCCGTCGATGCGATCACCCGGCTTTGCAAGCCGGGAATGCGCCGCTTGCTTGAAATCATCGCGATGACGGTGGTTCTGGTGTTTTCCGTCATGGTGACGTTCAAGGGCTGGGAAATCTTCCTTGAAAGTTTCGAGCGCGGCCGCACCAGCGGCACGATGCTTGACCTTCCGGCGTGGGTTGCGGAAATCCCGGTCGTGATCGGTTTTGCGCTTCTGGCTGTTCAGGCCGTCATTGAAATTGTCGGCGTGATCCGCGGCAAGGATATTCCGGAAGGGGCGCACGAATGA